One stretch of Croceibacterium atlanticum DNA includes these proteins:
- the gap gene encoding type I glyceraldehyde-3-phosphate dehydrogenase translates to MATKVSINGFGRIGRLVARAILERDDHDLELVAINDLADAKANALLFAYDTVHGRFPGEVTADDGAIIVNGKKIAVTSERDPGNLPHGEMGVDIVLECTGFFQSHDAAKPHLDAGAKRVLISAPATGVSATVVYGVNHDVLTAEDIIVSNASCTTNCLAPVAKVLQDTVGIERGFMTTIHSYTNDQRMLDQIHKDLRRARAGAANMIPTTTGAARAVGLVLPELKGKLDGSSVRVPTPNVSLVDLSFVPSRDTSAEELNAALKAASEGPMKGVLSYTDQPLVSSDFNHFPASSTVDSLETSVMEGKLARVVSWYDNEWGFSNRMIDTAGVMASFL, encoded by the coding sequence ATGGCGACGAAGGTTTCGATCAACGGGTTCGGGCGTATTGGACGCCTTGTTGCCCGGGCGATTCTCGAACGCGACGATCACGATCTGGAACTCGTCGCTATCAACGATCTGGCCGATGCGAAGGCGAATGCGCTGCTCTTCGCCTATGATACGGTGCATGGCCGTTTCCCCGGCGAAGTGACCGCTGACGATGGCGCGATTATCGTGAACGGCAAGAAGATCGCCGTTACCAGCGAGCGTGATCCGGGTAATCTGCCGCATGGCGAGATGGGCGTGGACATCGTGCTGGAATGCACGGGCTTCTTCCAGTCGCATGATGCCGCCAAGCCGCATCTCGATGCCGGTGCCAAGCGCGTTCTGATTTCCGCCCCGGCCACCGGCGTTTCCGCCACGGTTGTCTATGGCGTGAACCATGACGTGCTGACCGCGGAAGACATCATCGTTTCCAATGCCAGCTGCACCACCAACTGCCTGGCGCCGGTTGCCAAGGTTCTGCAGGACACGGTCGGTATCGAGCGTGGCTTCATGACCACGATCCATTCCTATACCAATGACCAGCGCATGCTGGACCAGATCCACAAGGATCTGCGTCGCGCTCGCGCCGGTGCGGCCAACATGATCCCGACAACCACGGGTGCGGCCCGCGCTGTCGGCCTCGTCCTGCCAGAACTGAAGGGCAAGCTGGATGGCTCCTCCGTCCGCGTGCCGACGCCGAATGTCTCGCTGGTCGATCTGAGCTTCGTTCCCTCGCGCGATACGAGCGCGGAAGAACTGAACGCCGCGCTGAAGGCAGCGTCGGAAGGCCCGATGAAGGGCGTTCTGTCCTATACGGATCAGCCGCTGGTCAGCAGCGATTTCAACCACTTCCCGGCCAGTTCGACCGTGGACAGCCTCGAAACCTCGGTGATGGAAGGCAAGCTTGCCCGCGTCGTCTCCTGGTATGACAATGAATGGGGCTTCTCCAACCGGATGATCGACACTGCCGGTGTGATGGCGAGCTTCCTGTAA
- a CDS encoding MOSC domain-containing protein, producing MSGTLRGIARHDRPKGPMETVGSVFVTASAGVAGDHRGALASMKKVPKRQVSLIEAESWAAALADIHGDLDWWNSRRNLLVSGLRIPREIGTRIAIGGTLVIEIMDECEPCERMEALLPGLRAAMTPDWRGGFLGRVVKDGEIAVGDEIRIL from the coding sequence TTGAGCGGCACGCTCAGAGGGATTGCGCGCCACGACCGGCCAAAGGGGCCGATGGAGACGGTAGGTTCCGTTTTCGTCACCGCTTCGGCCGGCGTGGCGGGCGATCACCGCGGCGCGCTGGCTTCCATGAAGAAAGTGCCGAAAAGGCAGGTTTCGCTGATCGAAGCCGAAAGCTGGGCTGCGGCCCTGGCCGACATTCACGGTGATCTCGACTGGTGGAATTCCCGGCGCAACCTGCTTGTGTCGGGGCTGCGCATCCCGCGGGAAATTGGTACCAGGATCGCCATCGGCGGCACGCTTGTCATCGAAATAATGGACGAATGCGAACCATGCGAGCGTATGGAGGCGCTGCTTCCCGGCCTGCGCGCCGCGATGACGCCGGACTGGCGCGGCGGTTTCCTGGGCCGCGTGGTGAAAGACGGTGAGATCGCCGTCGGTGACGAAATAAGGATCCTGTGA
- a CDS encoding phosphoglycerate kinase, whose amino-acid sequence MANFRTLDDIGDVRGKVVLVRVDLNMPMSGGSVTDLTRARAVAPTVLELADAGAKVLLLAHFGRPKGERNSTMSLSLVQGAAEEVFGREVMFIPEVEGPVVAQSIGILQDGDIGLLENTRFWPGEEKNDPAFASGIAANADIYVNDAFSAAHRAHASTEGLARLLPAYAGRAMQKELEALDAALGNPRKPVAAVVGGAKVSTKLDVLQHLVSKVDHLIIGGGMANTFLAARGVDVGKSLCEHDLTGTAEAIMDAADEAGCTVHLPYDVVVAKEFAANPPSVRTCNVHEVANDEMILDVGPQAVEALGDVLKTCHTLVWNGPLGAFETPPFDAATVALAKVAAALTKEGSLISVAGGGDTVAALHHAGVADDFSYISTAGGAFLEWMEGKDLPGVAALSR is encoded by the coding sequence ATGGCGAATTTCCGTACTCTCGACGATATTGGCGATGTCCGGGGCAAGGTTGTGCTGGTGCGTGTGGACCTGAACATGCCGATGTCCGGCGGATCGGTCACCGATCTCACGCGCGCCCGCGCAGTGGCGCCGACCGTGCTCGAACTCGCAGACGCCGGTGCGAAGGTCCTGCTGCTCGCGCATTTCGGCCGTCCGAAGGGCGAACGCAATTCGACCATGTCGTTGAGCCTGGTTCAGGGCGCCGCCGAGGAAGTCTTCGGGCGCGAAGTCATGTTCATCCCCGAGGTGGAAGGGCCCGTGGTCGCGCAATCGATCGGGATCCTGCAGGATGGGGATATCGGCCTGCTGGAAAACACCCGTTTCTGGCCGGGCGAGGAAAAGAACGATCCGGCTTTTGCCAGCGGCATTGCCGCGAATGCCGATATCTATGTGAATGATGCCTTCTCTGCGGCCCATCGCGCCCATGCCAGCACCGAAGGGCTGGCGCGGCTTTTACCCGCCTATGCGGGCCGCGCCATGCAGAAGGAACTGGAAGCTCTCGACGCGGCGCTGGGCAATCCGCGCAAACCAGTCGCGGCAGTGGTCGGCGGCGCGAAGGTTTCCACTAAGCTGGATGTGTTGCAGCATCTGGTGAGCAAGGTCGATCACCTTATTATCGGCGGCGGCATGGCCAATACCTTCCTCGCCGCCCGCGGGGTCGATGTAGGCAAATCGCTGTGCGAACATGATCTGACCGGCACGGCCGAAGCCATCATGGATGCCGCCGATGAAGCAGGGTGCACCGTCCACCTTCCTTATGACGTTGTCGTAGCGAAGGAATTTGCGGCCAATCCGCCGAGCGTGCGAACCTGCAATGTCCACGAAGTTGCCAATGACGAGATGATTCTCGATGTCGGTCCGCAGGCTGTGGAGGCGTTGGGCGACGTGCTCAAGACCTGCCATACGCTTGTCTGGAACGGCCCGCTTGGCGCCTTTGAAACGCCGCCCTTCGATGCGGCGACGGTCGCCCTGGCGAAGGTCGCCGCGGCGCTGACGAAGGAAGGCTCGCTTATCTCGGTCGCTGGCGGCGGCGATACCGTTGCGGCGCTGCATCATGCCGGCGTGGCGGATGATTTCAGCTATATTTCCACGGCAGGCGGTGCGTTCCTCGAATGGATGGAAGGCAAGGATCTGCCGGGCGTCGCCGCGCTTTCACGCTGA
- a CDS encoding fructose bisphosphate aldolase, whose translation MNKQEMTATIAEGDGFIAALDQSGGSTPKALRAYGVSDDEWDGEDEMYGKIHEMRCRIITAPSFSGKKVVGAILFEKTMDGMVDGKPVPAALIEKGVVPFIKIDKGLEDEADGVQLMKPMPELDALLTRASGLGVFGTKERSVINKASASGIAAIVAQQFEVGKQVIGHGMMPILEPEYSIKAEDRAEGEKILRDEILKNLDALPDGQQVMLKLSIPVVPNTYKALVDHPKVLKVVALSGGYSRDEACAELAKNEGMIASFSRALLEELRAQMSDEEFDATLGEAIDAIHAASTKKVAA comes from the coding sequence ATGAACAAGCAGGAAATGACCGCCACCATCGCCGAGGGAGACGGCTTCATCGCCGCGCTGGACCAGAGCGGTGGTTCCACGCCGAAAGCGTTGCGCGCCTATGGCGTCTCCGATGACGAGTGGGACGGCGAAGACGAGATGTATGGCAAGATCCATGAGATGCGTTGCCGGATCATCACTGCCCCCAGCTTCAGCGGCAAAAAGGTTGTCGGTGCGATCCTGTTCGAAAAGACCATGGACGGGATGGTGGACGGCAAGCCGGTTCCTGCCGCGCTGATCGAAAAGGGCGTGGTTCCCTTCATCAAAATCGACAAGGGGCTGGAGGACGAGGCTGACGGCGTACAGCTGATGAAGCCGATGCCGGAACTGGATGCGCTTCTGACCCGGGCAAGCGGGCTGGGCGTCTTCGGCACCAAGGAACGCTCCGTCATCAACAAGGCATCGGCCAGCGGTATCGCGGCAATTGTTGCGCAGCAGTTCGAAGTGGGCAAGCAGGTGATCGGTCATGGCATGATGCCGATCCTGGAGCCGGAATATTCGATCAAGGCGGAAGACCGCGCAGAGGGTGAAAAGATCCTTCGGGACGAGATCCTGAAGAATCTGGATGCTCTGCCCGATGGCCAGCAGGTCATGCTCAAACTGTCGATTCCCGTGGTGCCCAACACCTACAAGGCACTGGTTGACCATCCCAAAGTGCTGAAGGTCGTTGCGCTTTCCGGCGGCTACAGCCGGGATGAAGCCTGCGCCGAACTGGCGAAGAACGAAGGCATGATCGCCAGCTTCAGCCGTGCCCTGCTGGAAGAATTGCGTGCGCAGATGAGCGACGAGGAATTCGATGCGACGCTGGGCGAAGCAATCGACGCCATTCACGCGGCCAGCACGAAGAAGGTCGCCGCCTGA
- the thiE gene encoding thiamine phosphate synthase, with the protein MSDCQLYLISPLDVGGDFPARLEKALDAGPVAAFQFRVKDVDQHEAARLAEPLQAICAERDVAFIVNDSISLAKRLRADGVHLGQGDGDAREAREILGREAQIGVTCHASRHLAMEAGDAGADYVAFGSFFPSGTKQSEHRAEPELLTWWQGLFEIPCVAIGGITPENCGPLVEAGADFLAVSGAVWNGDEAAAVRAFAARL; encoded by the coding sequence ATGTCAGATTGTCAGCTCTACTTGATCTCGCCGCTGGATGTGGGTGGCGATTTTCCCGCCCGTCTCGAAAAAGCTCTGGATGCCGGCCCGGTCGCGGCCTTCCAGTTCCGGGTCAAGGATGTGGACCAGCACGAAGCGGCCAGGCTTGCCGAGCCCCTGCAGGCCATTTGTGCGGAACGGGACGTGGCCTTCATCGTCAATGACAGCATCTCGCTCGCCAAGCGATTGCGGGCAGACGGGGTCCATCTGGGTCAGGGTGATGGCGATGCGCGGGAAGCGCGCGAAATTCTCGGCAGGGAAGCCCAGATCGGCGTTACCTGTCATGCCAGCCGCCACCTTGCGATGGAGGCCGGAGACGCAGGGGCCGACTATGTTGCCTTCGGTTCGTTCTTCCCGAGCGGGACGAAGCAGAGCGAACACAGGGCTGAACCGGAATTGCTGACCTGGTGGCAAGGTCTGTTTGAAATTCCCTGCGTTGCGATTGGCGGAATCACGCCGGAAAATTGCGGCCCTCTGGTGGAAGCTGGGGCCGATTTCCTGGCTGTTTCGGGCGCGGTCTGGAACGGCGATGAAGCCGCCGCCGTGCGCGCCTTTGCGGCCCGCCTATAG
- the efp gene encoding elongation factor P, whose product MKISGVDIRPGNIIEYEGGIWKVAKIQHTQPGKGGAYMQVEMKNLQDGRKTNVRFRSADTVEKVRLDTKDFQYLYAEEDMLVFMDKDTYEQIMLPSDLLGDAAAFLQDGMEVMLELWEEKPISVQLPEQVEATIVEADAVVKGQTASSSYKPAVLENGVRVMVPPHIESGTRIVVDVYDRTYVGKAG is encoded by the coding sequence ATGAAGATCAGCGGCGTGGACATCCGTCCCGGCAACATAATCGAATATGAAGGCGGCATCTGGAAAGTCGCCAAGATCCAGCACACACAGCCCGGCAAGGGCGGTGCCTACATGCAGGTCGAAATGAAGAACCTGCAGGATGGCCGCAAGACCAATGTCCGCTTCCGCAGCGCCGACACGGTCGAAAAGGTGCGGCTCGACACCAAGGATTTCCAGTATCTCTATGCCGAAGAAGACATGCTCGTCTTCATGGACAAGGATACTTACGAACAGATCATGCTGCCGTCCGATCTGCTGGGCGATGCGGCCGCTTTCCTGCAAGACGGCATGGAAGTGATGCTGGAACTGTGGGAAGAAAAACCGATCAGCGTCCAGTTGCCCGAACAGGTCGAAGCCACGATCGTGGAAGCGGATGCAGTGGTGAAGGGGCAGACCGCTTCTTCCAGCTACAAGCCGGCCGTGCTCGAAAATGGCGTCCGCGTGATGGTGCCGCCCCATATCGAGAGCGGAACGCGCATCGTGGTCGACGTGTATGATCGCACCTATGTCGGCAAGGCGGGCTGA
- a CDS encoding inositol monophosphatase family protein: protein MAAISGLIRVMEKAARKAGGKLRRDFGEVEHLQVSHKGPSDFVSKADRQAERTIWDELRAARPDWGFVLEEGGVIEGDPTKPRWIIDPLDGTSNFLHGIPHFAISIAAQEPKLDGSGWGDVVAGVIYQPITDETFWAEKSRGAWLHDGRLRVSGRRQLSESLIATGTPYQGHGDFGEWARIFGAVGPQVAGIRRFGAASLDLAWLAAGRFDGFWESDLSDWDTAAGCLLVREAGGFVTDYRGRSHPICSEQIVAGNDQLHSRLHKLVAGALK from the coding sequence ATGGCAGCCATTTCAGGTCTCATTCGCGTAATGGAAAAGGCCGCGCGCAAGGCGGGCGGCAAGTTGCGGCGCGATTTCGGTGAGGTCGAGCATCTCCAGGTGAGCCACAAGGGGCCATCCGATTTCGTGTCCAAGGCCGATCGTCAGGCCGAACGCACGATCTGGGACGAATTGCGCGCCGCGCGCCCGGATTGGGGATTCGTGCTGGAAGAAGGCGGTGTGATCGAAGGCGATCCCACCAAGCCGCGCTGGATCATCGACCCGCTCGACGGTACCAGCAACTTCCTCCACGGTATCCCGCATTTCGCGATCTCCATCGCCGCGCAGGAACCGAAGCTGGATGGATCGGGCTGGGGCGATGTCGTCGCCGGAGTGATCTATCAGCCGATTACCGACGAGACGTTCTGGGCGGAAAAGAGCCGCGGGGCCTGGCTGCATGACGGGCGTCTGCGCGTTTCGGGCCGACGCCAGCTTTCCGAATCGCTGATCGCCACCGGCACGCCCTATCAGGGGCATGGCGATTTCGGTGAATGGGCCAGGATCTTCGGTGCGGTCGGTCCGCAAGTGGCGGGAATCCGCCGGTTCGGCGCGGCTTCCCTCGACCTCGCCTGGCTCGCCGCCGGGCGTTTCGATGGTTTCTGGGAAAGCGACCTGTCGGATTGGGATACGGCTGCCGGCTGCCTGCTCGTGCGCGAAGCGGGCGGCTTCGTGACCGACTATCGCGGCCGTTCACACCCGATCTGTTCCGAACAGATCGTGGCCGGGAATGACCAGCTTCATTCCCGCTTGCACAAGCTGGTGGCCGGCGCGCTTAAATAA
- a CDS encoding SLC13 family permease: MYVIETPTPHAIAAMAVTLAMFIAFARGKLSTEIVSLMTIAVIAVGLYFFPLPHTGPTDGLQLAFSGFGHYALITICSLMIMGRGLVVTGALEPAARFLEQVFKVNLQLGLLVSLLLAFCLSMMVNDTPVLVLLLPIFVALAERGAMPASKTLIPLNAAVLIGGMATTIGTSTNLLVVSIARDLGMPQMNVFHYTPIVLAAAVVALPYLWLVMPRLLKDNRSGVTRARRRFVTRLRVPAGSDLVGRHFDEVVERLPNDFRFEQRPNGVFEAGQRLTVSGTHEALEEAIRVLRGQIAPGWVVDKIHRDASVRHDDVHVIEMVVTTDSRIQGRTLATSGIADLYGVAVLGIHKPDRLMKTGPDDPRGDIRLEEGDVLLVMGRAANLEDFANTDGLLQLEGAKVMPRRSRALLAGAIMFGSIALASAGLLPIAISALAGAILMFITGCVKFDRVGRALSGRVIVLVAASIAVGRIILESGAAGWLGEVMASGLQHLPPAAVLAAIMLFVTLLTNFASNATAATVGTPIAFAIADQLGLPREPLILAVLFGCNLCYATPIAYQTNMLIMAEGNYSFGDYLRTGVPLVLIMTATLSGLLVLTYGM; the protein is encoded by the coding sequence ATGTATGTGATCGAAACGCCAACCCCCCATGCGATCGCCGCCATGGCGGTGACGCTGGCGATGTTCATCGCCTTTGCACGCGGCAAATTGTCGACCGAGATCGTCTCTCTGATGACGATCGCCGTGATCGCGGTTGGGCTTTATTTCTTTCCCTTACCGCATACCGGGCCGACAGATGGGCTGCAGCTCGCCTTTTCCGGTTTCGGCCATTACGCGCTGATCACCATCTGCTCGTTGATGATCATGGGCCGGGGGCTTGTGGTTACCGGCGCGCTGGAACCGGCGGCCCGATTCCTGGAACAAGTGTTCAAGGTCAATCTCCAGCTTGGGCTGCTTGTATCCCTGTTGCTGGCATTCTGCCTGTCGATGATGGTCAACGATACGCCGGTTCTGGTGCTGTTGCTGCCGATCTTCGTGGCGCTGGCTGAACGCGGCGCCATGCCCGCATCCAAGACGCTGATCCCGCTGAATGCCGCGGTTCTGATCGGCGGCATGGCCACCACTATCGGCACGTCGACTAATCTGCTGGTCGTTTCAATCGCCCGCGATCTGGGCATGCCGCAGATGAATGTGTTCCACTATACGCCGATCGTGCTTGCGGCGGCCGTGGTGGCGCTGCCCTATCTCTGGCTTGTCATGCCCCGCTTGCTGAAGGACAACCGATCGGGTGTCACGCGTGCGAGGCGCCGTTTCGTCACGCGGCTGCGTGTGCCGGCGGGCAGCGATCTTGTCGGCCGCCATTTCGATGAAGTGGTGGAGCGGCTACCCAATGATTTCCGCTTCGAACAACGTCCCAACGGCGTGTTCGAAGCCGGCCAGCGCCTGACCGTTTCCGGCACGCATGAGGCGCTTGAAGAGGCTATACGCGTATTGCGCGGCCAGATTGCGCCGGGCTGGGTGGTGGACAAGATCCACCGGGATGCCTCTGTCCGGCATGACGATGTCCATGTCATCGAAATGGTGGTGACCACGGATTCGCGGATCCAGGGGCGGACCCTGGCGACATCGGGCATTGCCGATCTTTATGGCGTTGCCGTGCTGGGCATTCACAAGCCCGACCGTCTGATGAAGACCGGGCCGGACGATCCGCGCGGCGATATCAGGCTGGAAGAAGGCGACGTGCTGCTCGTCATGGGCCGGGCGGCCAATCTTGAAGATTTCGCCAATACGGATGGGCTGCTCCAGCTCGAAGGCGCCAAGGTTATGCCGCGCCGTTCCCGCGCGCTTCTGGCTGGTGCAATCATGTTCGGTTCGATTGCGCTGGCCTCTGCCGGATTATTGCCAATTGCGATTTCGGCGCTGGCTGGCGCCATACTGATGTTCATCACCGGCTGCGTGAAATTTGACCGTGTGGGCCGGGCACTTTCCGGGCGGGTCATCGTGCTGGTTGCGGCCAGTATCGCAGTGGGGCGCATCATCCTGGAAAGCGGTGCGGCTGGCTGGCTGGGGGAGGTCATGGCTTCCGGCTTGCAACATCTTCCGCCGGCGGCCGTGCTGGCGGCGATCATGCTTTTCGTGACCCTGCTGACCAATTTCGCCTCCAATGCCACGGCGGCCACGGTGGGCACGCCGATTGCCTTCGCCATTGCGGACCAATTGGGCCTCCCGCGCGAACCTTTGATCCTGGCCGTGCTGTTCGGCTGCAATCTCTGCTACGCCACGCCCATCGCCTATCAGACGAACATGCTGATCATGGCGGAAGGTAATTACAGCTTCGGCGATTATCTGCGCACCGGGGTACCGCTGGTCCTGATCATGACGGCAACGCTCAGCGGATTGCTGGTTCTCACCTACGGCATGTAG
- a CDS encoding amidohydrolase → MRCMRTAFRAATLPLAILLASSPVAAQDLRSELAADMPALMELYRDLHAHPELSFQEEKTAAKLASLMREMGFDVTEGVGQTGVVAVMENGEGPVLMLRADMDGLPVNEQTGLPFASLDRGIPESGVESGIMHACAHDTHMTAWIGAAQLLSGNRENWQGTLVMIAQPAEEIGQGARAMLEDGLYQRFPRPDYALAFHNAAQYPAGMIGYVPGYAMANVDSVDITVHGEGGHGAYPHMTKDPIVLGSAIVSRLQTLVSRESNPGEPAVVTVGSFHAGTKHNVIPDDAKLQLTVRSYSDESRKLLRDGIERIARGEGVVAGLPQDMLPEVKFADHYTPAVYNSPEFTERAMGVLTTRFGADRVKEVAPVMGGEDFARYRRADPDNVQSLLFWVGGVPLEDYEAAQAGEKNLPSLHSALWAPDAEKVIATAAESLAAISMNVLAPQ, encoded by the coding sequence ATGCGCTGCATGAGAACCGCCTTCCGCGCAGCAACGCTGCCGCTCGCCATCTTGCTCGCATCTTCTCCGGTCGCGGCACAGGATCTTCGTTCGGAACTGGCGGCGGACATGCCCGCCCTGATGGAGCTGTATCGCGATCTCCATGCGCATCCGGAACTGAGCTTCCAGGAAGAAAAGACAGCCGCAAAGCTCGCCTCGCTCATGCGCGAGATGGGTTTCGATGTGACGGAGGGTGTCGGGCAGACCGGCGTGGTCGCGGTAATGGAAAATGGGGAGGGGCCAGTGCTGATGCTGCGCGCCGACATGGATGGCCTGCCGGTGAACGAGCAGACTGGCCTGCCATTCGCCTCGCTCGATCGCGGCATCCCCGAATCCGGCGTTGAAAGCGGCATCATGCATGCCTGTGCCCACGATACGCATATGACCGCGTGGATCGGGGCGGCGCAGCTATTATCCGGCAATCGCGAAAACTGGCAGGGCACGCTGGTGATGATTGCCCAGCCGGCAGAGGAAATCGGGCAGGGCGCCAGGGCCATGCTGGAAGATGGCCTGTATCAGCGTTTTCCCAGGCCTGACTATGCGCTGGCCTTCCACAATGCCGCGCAATATCCGGCGGGCATGATCGGCTATGTGCCGGGCTATGCCATGGCCAATGTCGATTCCGTCGATATCACGGTCCATGGGGAGGGCGGCCACGGCGCCTATCCGCATATGACAAAGGATCCGATCGTCCTGGGCAGTGCGATCGTTTCCCGCTTGCAGACCCTTGTCAGCCGGGAAAGCAATCCTGGCGAACCCGCCGTGGTGACGGTTGGCAGTTTCCACGCCGGGACCAAGCATAATGTCATCCCGGACGACGCAAAATTGCAGCTGACCGTGCGCAGCTATTCCGACGAATCGCGCAAATTGCTGCGGGACGGGATCGAACGGATTGCCCGCGGCGAAGGCGTGGTGGCCGGATTGCCGCAGGACATGTTGCCGGAAGTGAAATTTGCCGATCACTATACGCCCGCCGTCTACAATTCGCCGGAATTCACCGAGCGTGCGATGGGCGTGCTGACCACGCGTTTCGGGGCAGATCGGGTCAAGGAGGTTGCGCCGGTGATGGGTGGAGAAGATTTTGCCCGCTATCGCCGTGCCGATCCCGACAATGTGCAGTCCTTGCTGTTCTGGGTCGGCGGCGTGCCGTTGGAGGATTACGAAGCGGCACAGGCCGGGGAAAAGAACCTGCCTTCGCTGCACAGTGCGCTCTGGGCGCCGGATGCGGAAAAGGTCATCGCCACGGCTGCGGAAAGTCTTGCGGCAATTTCAATGAATGTTCTTGCACCGCAATAG
- a CDS encoding TIGR03013 family XrtA/PEP-CTERM system glycosyltransferase codes for MIRLFKHYVPHAVLLLGLIDFVLVFLAGDLAWALRAAQIGMEAGLLKDRLGMLTAFAVVVQTAMIAVGVYGSDALRSMRFAGARLLVAVSLSIIALAFFDWLLPGNTFWRSTLLYAMGLSIALLVLNRLVVGGILGNSAFRRRVLVLGAGPRAQRLKQLGEAQTSGFAIVGYVGMSENAPIVQEAIQRSAIHDLARFVANLGVSEVVLALEERRNALPLKDLLRIKTAGVHVNDFSSFLERETGRVDLDTLNPSWLIFSDGFSSGRALSSVAKRLFDICASGLLLAITLPVILVFALLVKLDSKGPAFFRQTRVGLYGEPFTVLKLRSMRTDAEAGGAKWAEKDDPRITRLGRFIRKVRIDELPQVWTVLNGRMSFVGPRPEVPKFVEDLERELPYYAERHMVKPGITGWAQINYPYGASVEDARAKLEYDLYYAKNYTPFLDLLILLQTLRVILWPEGAR; via the coding sequence ATGATAAGGCTCTTCAAACATTACGTCCCCCATGCGGTTCTGCTGCTGGGCCTGATCGACTTCGTGCTGGTTTTCCTGGCCGGAGATCTGGCCTGGGCCTTGCGTGCAGCACAGATCGGCATGGAAGCCGGGCTGCTCAAAGACCGGCTGGGAATGCTGACGGCCTTTGCGGTCGTGGTGCAGACTGCAATGATCGCAGTGGGCGTCTATGGTTCCGATGCGCTGCGTTCCATGCGCTTTGCGGGTGCGCGGCTGCTGGTGGCAGTCAGCCTGTCGATCATCGCGCTGGCCTTCTTCGACTGGCTTTTGCCGGGCAACACTTTCTGGCGTTCCACATTGCTCTACGCGATGGGGCTGTCCATCGCCTTGCTGGTTCTCAACCGCCTGGTTGTGGGCGGGATATTGGGGAACTCGGCCTTCCGGCGCAGGGTGCTGGTCCTTGGGGCCGGGCCCCGTGCGCAGCGCCTCAAGCAACTGGGAGAGGCACAGACGAGCGGCTTCGCCATCGTGGGCTATGTCGGCATGAGCGAAAACGCACCAATTGTGCAGGAAGCCATCCAGCGTTCCGCCATTCACGACCTGGCGCGTTTTGTCGCCAATCTCGGCGTCAGCGAAGTTGTGCTGGCACTGGAGGAACGGCGTAATGCCCTGCCGTTGAAGGACTTGCTGCGGATCAAGACCGCCGGTGTGCATGTGAATGATTTTTCCAGCTTCCTGGAACGGGAGACGGGCCGGGTCGATCTCGACACGCTCAATCCCAGCTGGCTGATCTTTTCCGACGGTTTTTCTTCCGGCCGTGCCCTTTCCAGCGTGGCGAAGCGGCTGTTCGATATTTGCGCCAGCGGCTTGCTGCTGGCCATCACACTGCCCGTCATCCTTGTTTTCGCCTTGCTGGTGAAGCTGGACAGCAAGGGGCCGGCTTTCTTCCGTCAGACCCGTGTCGGCCTGTATGGTGAGCCCTTCACGGTGCTCAAGCTGCGTTCGATGCGAACCGATGCAGAAGCGGGCGGGGCGAAATGGGCGGAAAAGGACGATCCGCGCATCACGCGGCTCGGCCGTTTCATCCGCAAGGTGCGGATTGACGAGCTGCCCCAGGTCTGGACCGTGCTGAACGGTCGGATGAGCTTTGTCGGCCCGCGCCCCGAAGTGCCGAAATTCGTCGAGGATCTGGAACGGGAACTGCCATATTACGCCGAACGGCACATGGTGAAGCCCGGCATTACCGGCTGGGCACAGATCAACTATCCCTATGGCGCCTCGGTGGAGGATGCGCGGGCGAAGCTCGAATATGATCTGTATTACGCCAAGAATTACACGCCATTTCTGGACCTGCTGATTCTGTTGCAGACATTGCGCGTAATCCTGTGGCCGGAAGGCGCACGGTGA